A portion of the Cryptomeria japonica chromosome 5, Sugi_1.0, whole genome shotgun sequence genome contains these proteins:
- the LOC131057429 gene encoding uncharacterized protein LOC131057429, translated as MEAIDGRKVMESHGVKIERHLSESRLSDLGIRSWPKWACPPGKFSLKFDAEETCYLVKGKVRAYVKGSSEYVEFGAGDLVVIPKGMSCTWEVHSAIDKYYIFHH; from the exons ATGGAAGCCATTGATGGTAGGAAGGTGATGGAGAGTCATGGAGTTAAAATTGAGAGGCATCTATCAGAGTCTCGTTTGTCTGATTTGGGTATTAGGTCTTGGCCCAA ATGGGCTTGTCCTCCAGGAAAATTTTCATTGAAGTTTGATGCAGAAGAAACATGTTATCTTGTGAAGGGGAAAGTGAGGGCTTATGTGAAAGGAAGCTCTGAATATGTTGAATTTGGTGCAGGAGACTTAGTGGTCATACCAAAGGGTATGAGCTGCACTTGGGAAGTTCATTCAGCCATTGATAAATATTACATCTTTCACCATTGA